The Cetobacterium sp. ZOR0034 DNA segment TCTAATCTGAAACTCTTTAGATTCTCTAGTCATATTCTGATAATTAGATATCACTATGTTTTCATCTTTTAATTCAAACTCTGAAAGATCTAAAGTCTTCTCATTTTTACTCAGATTAGCTAAAACCAAATATTTTTTATCTTCTGATTCTCTTAAATATGCAAACACATCCTCATCACTTTCTAAAATCAGTTTAAAATCTCCATGTATTAAAGTTCTGCTTTCTTTTTTTAACTTTATCAAATTTTTATAATAGTTGTAAATAGAATTTTTATCATTCAGTTGATTTTTTACATTTATAACTCTATAATTCTCGTTTACTTTTAACCAAGGTTGTCCTAAAGTGAATCCAGCATTCTCTGAATCATCCCATTGCATAGGAGTTCTAGAGTTATCTCTAGACGTATTTGATAAAATCTCCAAAACATCTTTTTCCGGTACTCCAGCCTCTAGTTTTTCTTTTCCTTCATTTAAACTTTTTACATCTTTAAACTCTGAAAGCGAATCAAAATTTGTATTAGTCATACCTATCTCTTGTCCTTGGTATATAAAAGGAGTTCCCTTTTGTAAAAAATATGCTGTTGCAAAAGCTTTCGCTGATTCTGACCAATACTCCTTATCGTTACCCCATGTCGATGTACTTCTTGGTATATCATGATTCTCTATGAAAAGAGCATTCCACCCCTTATCTTTTAAAGCTATCTGCCACTTATTTAAAACATCTTTATATGCTTTTGGAGAAAATTCTGCTTTCCCCTCATAATCCCATAACTTTAGATGCTCAAACTGGAATATCATATTGAACTTTCCTCTTTCACTACAAACCCACTCATCGGAACTTTCAGCATCTACCCCATTCGCTTCTCCCACTGTAACTATATCATACTTATCAAAAGTTGACTCCTTTAGCTCTTTTAGGTATTTTTGGATTCCATCCACATTCATATGCATATCAAAAGAATCAACATATCTCTTTCCCAGAGGATTTGGCATATCCGGAAACCCTTCAGCTTTTTTTATATGACTTATTGCATCTACTCTAAATCCATCAATTCCTTTATCCAACCACCAATTCATCATTTTATAGACTTCTTTTCTCATATCCTCATTTTCCCAATTCAGATCTGGTTGTTTTTTAGAGAAAAGATGAAGATAGTACTCATCTGTTTTTGAGCAGTGCTCCCAAGCTGATCCTTTAAATATACTCTCCCAGTTATTTGGTTCAGCATCATCTTTTCCCTCTTTCCAAATATACCAATCACGTTTTGGATTGTCTTTTGATTCTCTGGCCTCTATAAACCATGGGTGCTCATCACTTGTATGATTTATAACAAGATCAATTATAAGTTTCATATCACGTCTATGAGCTTCAGCTAACAATCTATCAAAATCTGACATATTTCCAAACTCTTCTAAAATATCTTTATAATCACTGATGTCATATCCATTATCATCATTTGGACTCTTAAAAAACGGAGATACCCAAATCAAATCAATACCTAACTCTTTTAAGTAATCTAACTTTTCAATTATACCATTTAAGTCCCCAATTCCATCTCCATTAGAATCTTTAAAACTTCTTGGATAGATTTGATAACCCACAAGTTCTTTCCACCACATTTTATCTCCTCCAATTTTGTGCAAACGTTTGCCTTTTTTTATGAAACCATTCTAGCATTTTTTTAAAAATTTGTCTATATACAAAACAAAAAAGTTGCAAAAAAGTTACTACATACTTTTTTACAACTTTATTTTAATATTATTACAACTCTATATTCACCACTCTGCTACTATTTTCAGATTTATCTTCGATATGATCAATCAAAATATCAACAGCCTCTATTCCTAACTTTTCAGGTTTTATATCTACTAAATAAACTTTTTCACGCCAACTCTCTTTTAAATTCGTCTTATTGAAACTTACAATATTTACATCATAATTTTTCTTCTCTTCTAAATATTCTAAAAATCCTTTCAATAGATTATCTTCAGAGATTATAAAATTCTTAGGATTTTCCAATTTAAATATTTTTTTAGCTAAACGATACCCCTCTTCTCTTGAAAAATCATTTCCTAAAAAGATTTCACTTTCCAACCCTAACTCATTTGAAGCAGATTGAAATCCATCTATACGATTGTTTGTCATTGTTAATTTTTTATCTCCTCCAACAAAAAATATCTTTGATTTTTCCAATCTCTTTATTGAAGGAAATAAAATCTTTTTTACAGCT contains these protein-coding regions:
- a CDS encoding alpha-glucosidase, producing the protein MWWKELVGYQIYPRSFKDSNGDGIGDLNGIIEKLDYLKELGIDLIWVSPFFKSPNDDNGYDISDYKDILEEFGNMSDFDRLLAEAHRRDMKLIIDLVINHTSDEHPWFIEARESKDNPKRDWYIWKEGKDDAEPNNWESIFKGSAWEHCSKTDEYYLHLFSKKQPDLNWENEDMRKEVYKMMNWWLDKGIDGFRVDAISHIKKAEGFPDMPNPLGKRYVDSFDMHMNVDGIQKYLKELKESTFDKYDIVTVGEANGVDAESSDEWVCSERGKFNMIFQFEHLKLWDYEGKAEFSPKAYKDVLNKWQIALKDKGWNALFIENHDIPRSTSTWGNDKEYWSESAKAFATAYFLQKGTPFIYQGQEIGMTNTNFDSLSEFKDVKSLNEGKEKLEAGVPEKDVLEILSNTSRDNSRTPMQWDDSENAGFTLGQPWLKVNENYRVINVKNQLNDKNSIYNYYKNLIKLKKESRTLIHGDFKLILESDEDVFAYLRESEDKKYLVLANLSKNEKTLDLSEFELKDENIVISNYQNMTRESKEFQIRAYESVVYKI